A genome region from Triticum aestivum cultivar Chinese Spring chromosome 2B, IWGSC CS RefSeq v2.1, whole genome shotgun sequence includes the following:
- the LOC123043425 gene encoding uncharacterized protein gives MAANDGGPDLPANAPVGGDADAGGPYIPAELVPDIAKHLTSLHDFFALRAGCRAYRAALPNCRYLLANQPPHLLVPHTADPSLPLFKVLEPGCAAFSLALFHVPDRRLLRFRARLPFARTGGVLTSDGARVAAVDGATGEILVTDLLSGVQARLPRPPLEYSRVILSGGYVFAPAKGRTEIQYCSLWYAHWAVASYGGDFEIQDWRIVNGALYGLLPSCGLVMASLPKDNTMELWMLGGEFDEDLEEILKETVGGSLLGECGGEPLLICKVGRIDPEYKILRWDFNVGKWVMTTSLGGQTLFIGYDDFVACLGPDVPGIRADCVYGSLPWSGGWSEYSLVDRTCKCFPAQYPGEPGVGFGRPQVWVLPSLFCDY, from the coding sequence atggCCGCGAACGACGGCGGCCCAGATCTGCCCGCCAACGCCCCCGTCGGCGGCGACGCAGACGCCGGCGGGCCGTACATCCCCGCGGAGCTGGTCCCGGACATCGCGAAGCACCTGACGAGCCTGCACGACTTCTTCGCCCTCCGCGCCGGCTGCCGCGCCTACCGCGCCGCCCTGCCCAACTGCCGGTACCTGCTCGCGAACCAGCCGCCGCACCTCCTCGTGCCCCACACCGCCGACCCCTCGCTGCCCCTCTTCAAGGTCCTCGAGCCCGGCTGCGCCGCCTTCTCGCTCGCCCTCTTCCACGTCCCCGACCGCCGCCTCCTCCGCTTCCGCGCCCGCCTCCCCTTCGCCAGGACCGGCGGCGTCCTCACCTCCGACGGCGCCCGCGTCGCCGCCGTCGACGGCGCCACCGGCGAGATCCTCGTCACCGATCTCCTCTCCGGCGTGCAGGCCCGCCTCCCCAGGCCCCCGCTGGAGTACAGCCGCGTCATCCTCAGCGGCGGCTACGTCTTCGCCCCGGCGAAGGGCCGCACGGAGATCCAGTACTGCAGCCTCTGGTACGCCCACTGGGCCGTCGCGTCCTACGGCGGCGACTTTGAGATCCAGGACTGGCGCATCGTCAACGGCGCCCTCTACGGGCTCCTCCCCTCCTGCGGCCTCGTCATGGCTTCGCTCCCCAAGGACAACACTATGGAACTGTGGATGCTTGGAGGCGAATTCGACGAAGACCTTGAAGAGATTCTGAAGGAGACCGTAGGCGGATCATTGCTGGGGGAGTGCGGTGGCGAGCCCTTGCTTATCTGCAAGGTGGGGCGCATCGATCCGGAATACAAGATTCTCCGGTGGGACTTCAATGTGGGGAAGTGGGTGATGACAACGAGCCTCGGTGGACAGACGCTGTTTATTGGCTATGATGATTTCGTCGCGTGCCTTGGTCCTGATGTCCCAGGGATCCGTGCCGACTGTGTGTATGGATCATTGCCATGGAGTGGGGGATGGAGCGAGTATTCTCTGGTCGATAGGACCTGTAAATGCTTCCCTGCACAGTATCCAGGTGAACCAGGGGTTGGTTTCGGGAGGCCGCAGGTTTGGGTGCTTCCAAGCTTGTTCTGCGACTACTGA